The Arachis duranensis cultivar V14167 chromosome 9, aradu.V14167.gnm2.J7QH, whole genome shotgun sequence genomic sequence aaatgagtgaataaataaaaactcttttaatttattaaaactaattatatttgtaaacaaaaaaaatcttatgTTAATTTGGACGTCAAACAAATTTAGACCTCAGTAATTTTTAACCTCAAATAAACTTGACCACCAAGTATAAACTAACCTGACCATCAAATCTAACTCATTAATGTGTTTCAAATTAACCACCAAGCATAAAGTAACCTCAAATAAACTTGACCACCAAGCATAAACTCTTTTTGAGATTGAGcatttgtgtcaaatttttggcagaacaatatataaataattatttaatatataaattgcaTGAAGTAACCTCAAATATACTGTTCATTTACATTAGGGTTTATTGTTGCTGCGGTGCTGCCTCGTGTGGCACTCTCTGTCCCTCACAGCCTCACTCCACCAATTACCAGAGGCagagtcttcttcttcttcatcattccTCAATTTCTCACAGACGGTGACATGGGGAGAAGAAACGGGGGAAGGCCACTGTTCGGAACTCTCCGTCGTCGATTGGATTCGTGCAAGTCCCGCTACACCACCGTCGATGACATCGTTAACCACCTCCGCTCCACTTACCCCGATTACCAGCGCACCAAGCAGCAAGCCCTCACTCGATTAGTTCAACAAGTCCTCGAGCCACGTGCCAAACCCGCGGCGCCCAAAGTCTCTCCCACGCGCAGGGTTCATGATGACGACGAAGACGATGACGAAGAAGGAGGTCGAAGCGCGCCGCGAAGGAGACGGAATACAATCGACCAAGGCGAAGAAAGGTTGCAGAAGATGGAGGCTTTGCACCTGCGAAAAAGGATGCAGGGAGAAGAGGAAGCTCAGGGTTCTGCATCTACGTCCTCTGCTTCAAGCTCGAGCGCGTCCGGGAGCAGCGGCagtgaggaggaggaggatgatgatgatgatgaagcagTATCTATGTCGACATCGGAGGACGCAATTTACGGGGAGAAGTACGAACCTGCTTTCGATTTGATGAAGACGATGCTGCGGAATAAGTACACTCCCAAAAAGGATGATAAtgtgaggaagaagaagccaGTTGTGGAGGATAAGAACGTTGAATTGGAGGTGGCCAATAATAGCAAGGTTACTAACGAGCTTTGTGCTGTGAACGGAGGCAGAGGCAGAGGCGAAGCGAAAGCTGCTGTGAAGGATGTGAATTCAAAGGGTTCCGTTTCGAATGGCACCGGTGGTGGTGGCAGCGATGTTGAATTGAAACAGAAGACGGGACCCAGGTTCAGTGATTTGGGTGGAATGCAGGATGTTTTGGAGGAGCTGATGGAAGTGATCGTGCCATTGTATCGTTCCGAGTTGCCAAGAGAGCTGGGTGTTACTCCTACTACTGGAATCTTGCTGCATGGGCCACCTGGTTGTGGCAAGACCACACTGGCTCACGCCATAGCTAATGAGACCGGTCTTCCCTTCTATCAGATATCAGCTACTGAATTGGTTTCAGGAGTCTCAGGTATTTCATAATAATTTCCTTCCTTAAACTTGAGGTTTCATTTCTCATGTTCGTAGATCAGTATTAGGGACCAACCACAGGCATTATTTGTGATgatagggattagggtttaggaatTAGACATATTATTGATAGACATTGTGAAATTGTTGCGCTTGTTCTTGTCAGATTAATCCTAAAGAATTTGATCTTTCTTCGAAAAATGGAGTTTCAAATTAGTGCTTATTACAAATTAGTGTCCTTGAAGGGGAGCCTTGGAGCAACAGTTGAGTTATGCTGTGGAAACTATATTAGGTTAGGCCTCGCACATTATACCCTTTGGGTGCGGCCCTTTCCCGGACCCTACGTTAATGCAGGATACTTGTGCACCAAGCTGCCTTTTACAAATTAGTGTCCTTGCTTGTTATTATTGCTTATTTTCATCCCTATTGTCCAATGAATTCTTAAGGTGCATCTGAAGAGAATATTAGAGAGCTTTTCACTAAAGCATATAGGACTGCCCCATCAATCGTCTTCATTGATGAGATTGATTCAATTGCTTCGAAAAGAGATAATTTACAACGAGAGATGGAGAAGAGAATTGTAACACAGTTACTGGTTAGCATGGATCAATCAAGTAGCTGTATGCAATCCGCTAATGATTCGGACAGTTCTAAAGTTCATTCTGGCCATGTTCTTGTAATTGGAGCAACAAATAGGCCTGATGCTCTTGACCCGGCCTTGAGAAGGCCTGGGCGGTTTGATCGTGAGATTGTTNNNNNNNNNNNNNNNNNNNNNNNNNNNTATCCTTACGATGCTTACACGCAATCTT encodes the following:
- the LOC107464454 gene encoding cell division control protein 48 homolog C (The sequence of the model RefSeq protein was modified relative to this genomic sequence to represent the inferred CDS: added 42 bases not found in genome assembly) — protein: MGRRNGGRPLFGTLRRRLDSCKSRYTTVDDIVNHLRSTYPDYQRTKQQALTRLVQQVLEPRAKPAAPKVSPTRRVHDDDEDDDEEGGRSAPRRRRNTIDQGEERLQKMEALHLRKRMQGEEEAQGSASTSSASSSSASGSSGSEEEEDDDDDEAVSMSTSEDAIYGEKYEPAFDLMKTMLRNKYTPKKDDNVRKKKPVVEDKNVELEVANNSKVTNELCAVNGGRGRGEAKAAVKDVNSKGSVSNGTGGGGSDVELKQKTGPRFSDLGGMQDVLEELMEVIVPLYRSELPRELGVTPTTGILLHGPPGCGKTTLAHAIANETGLPFYQISATELVSGVSGASEENIRELFTKAYRTAPSIVFIDEIDSIASKRDNLQREMEKRIVTQLLVSMDQSSSCMQSANDSDSSKVHSGHVLVIGATNRPDALDPALRRPGRFDREIVVGIPDESSREHILTMLTRNLKLEGSLDLKHIARSTPGYVSADLVAVVKEAGNLAIKRILSRRKWELSQGLTRCLGDWWKEPWSHEDVDKLFCTMSDFQEAVKKVQPSLRREGFSSVPNVKWEDVGGLDCLKEEFESSIIRPIKYPEVYQTFEVVNETGILLFGPPGCGKTLIAKAVANEAGANFIHIKGPELLNKFVGESEREVRRVFSRARACSPCIVFFDEVDALSTKRDSEGGSVVERVVNQLLIELNGGDQRQGVFVIGATNRPDVMDEALLRSGRLGKFLYVPVPNADQRFSILKALARKKPADSTVDLRAIAEACENFSGADLAALMNEAAKAAVNEKLTSVEATSDTNTYMPRHFEIALTKVSPSVSPAERRRYERLAERFKVS